The proteins below are encoded in one region of Candidatus Culexarchaeum yellowstonense:
- the asnS gene encoding asparagine--tRNA ligase: METIRGWVLKKREHGNIIFIDLRNRDGITQCIVRRGSVSNEDWNKAEELTQESSIILKGEWRPEDRAPRGREFVVNGIEIVHLAETPYPLGKKEHSPETLMEKRHLAVRGQRYQAIFRVRSEILRASREYFINNGYIEVSPPIIVTTACEGGATLFKIDYFDTPAYLTQSSQLYLEIMIFTYEKVWCLAPSFRAEKSRTRRHLAEFWHLEAEAAWMNLDELMKLEEELVSHICHSVAEKCPYELKLLNRNPEELLGIEPPFKRISYEEAIDELRREGVNINVGDEIGGDEEYILTKKHSKPIFLVGYPLKYKPFYVKELKDKSGMGATVDLLAPEGYGEMATGGEREDNIEKLVERIKGEGFNPENYDWYLDLRRYGSVPHAGFGMGIDRLTWWICRLDHIRDAVPFPRLFRTGKMI, encoded by the coding sequence ATGGAGACTATACGTGGATGGGTTTTAAAGAAGAGGGAACATGGAAACATAATATTCATAGACTTAAGGAATAGAGATGGAATAACACAATGCATAGTTAGAAGGGGAAGTGTAAGCAATGAAGACTGGAATAAAGCTGAAGAGTTAACTCAAGAATCAAGCATAATACTTAAGGGGGAATGGAGGCCTGAAGATAGAGCACCAAGAGGTAGGGAATTCGTGGTTAATGGTATAGAAATAGTGCATCTAGCAGAAACACCATACCCACTTGGGAAGAAGGAGCACTCCCCAGAAACATTAATGGAGAAGAGGCATCTAGCCGTTAGGGGACAGAGATACCAAGCAATATTTAGGGTTAGAAGCGAAATACTTAGAGCCAGCAGAGAATACTTCATTAACAATGGATACATAGAGGTTTCACCACCAATAATAGTCACAACAGCATGTGAGGGAGGGGCAACACTATTCAAAATAGATTACTTCGACACACCAGCATACCTAACACAAAGCTCACAACTATACCTGGAAATAATGATATTCACATATGAGAAGGTTTGGTGCTTAGCGCCATCCTTCAGAGCTGAAAAATCAAGAACTAGAAGGCATCTAGCGGAATTCTGGCACCTAGAAGCTGAAGCAGCATGGATGAACTTGGATGAACTAATGAAACTAGAGGAGGAGCTAGTCTCACACATATGCCACTCAGTGGCGGAGAAATGTCCATACGAACTCAAACTCCTAAACAGAAATCCAGAAGAACTCTTGGGGATAGAGCCACCATTCAAAAGGATAAGCTACGAAGAAGCAATAGATGAACTTAGGAGGGAAGGGGTAAACATAAATGTTGGAGATGAAATAGGTGGAGATGAAGAATACATACTAACTAAAAAGCATAGCAAACCAATATTCCTAGTTGGATACCCATTGAAGTACAAGCCATTCTACGTTAAGGAATTAAAGGATAAGAGTGGAATGGGGGCAACAGTAGACCTACTTGCACCAGAAGGTTACGGTGAAATGGCCACTGGAGGGGAGAGGGAAGATAACATAGAAAAACTAGTTGAAAGGATAAAGGGGGAAGGGTTTAACCCAGAAAACTATGACTGGTACCTTGATTTGAGGAGATATGGCTCCGTACCACATGCAGGATTTGGAATGGGTATAGATAGATTGACATGGTGGATATGCAGATTAGATCACATAAGAGATGCAGTTCCATTTCCAAGACTATTCAGAACTGGCAAAATGATTTAA
- a CDS encoding 4Fe-4S binding protein, with the protein MGVTIEIDHDKCIGAGECVRVCPTSVYKLVNGKSVVENIDNCIQCCACVVACPTQAIKHSSCG; encoded by the coding sequence CTGGGAGTAACCATCGAGATAGATCATGACAAATGCATCGGCGCTGGAGAATGTGTCAGAGTATGCCCAACATCAGTATACAAGCTAGTGAATGGAAAATCAGTGGTGGAAAACATAGATAACTGCATACAGTGCTGTGCATGTGTAGTAGCATGTCCCACCCAAGCGATAAAACATAGCTCATGCGGTTAG
- a CDS encoding TldD/PmbA family protein: MNATMSSPFEIAEKAVRITCNMGANEAEAYVERSKVLEVFLERNDFKTVRVKWHAGIGIRAIYNKKVGFSYASSLTSSSVEEVCREAFKNAKLSPELKDWVSLPSPMPLPKVEGTFCNEIANISESQLVDLAKRGYEAIFEADKRARCDDGKISAVVEETVIANSNGILVGEEGTAISGYIVCVASEAGKTSSFASSSGNARMLSQFKPEDIGREAALLAVRSLNPRKIESFKGKVLLEWMPVTSIILPVIGFSVNADMVQRRSSLWAGKIGEKVCSSNISIVDDGTLPGGMATSRFDDEGVARRVTPIISNGVLKSYLYDSYTAFKESRESTGNAGRVSYASMPSISFSNVIFNEGSKSIDELISEVDRGLLVGRFSGNVEPASGIFSGTVKQSVYIENGEVKFAVEETMISGNIFQLLSGNVVLGKPRRMLGGAHVPPILLEDVNIISKT; the protein is encoded by the coding sequence GTGAATGCAACCATGTCTTCACCCTTTGAGATAGCTGAGAAGGCTGTTAGAATCACTTGTAATATGGGTGCAAATGAAGCTGAAGCCTACGTGGAGCGTAGCAAGGTTTTAGAGGTGTTCTTGGAGCGTAATGACTTCAAAACTGTTAGGGTTAAATGGCATGCTGGTATAGGCATTAGAGCAATATACAATAAGAAGGTTGGCTTCTCATATGCTTCAAGCTTAACATCCTCAAGTGTAGAGGAAGTTTGTAGAGAAGCTTTCAAGAATGCTAAGCTTTCACCTGAATTGAAGGATTGGGTTTCACTGCCAAGTCCAATGCCTCTACCAAAAGTTGAAGGTACCTTCTGCAATGAAATTGCCAACATCTCTGAATCACAGCTTGTGGATCTCGCCAAGAGGGGGTATGAAGCTATATTTGAAGCTGATAAGAGGGCTAGATGTGATGATGGCAAGATATCTGCAGTTGTTGAGGAGACTGTTATAGCTAATAGTAATGGTATCCTCGTTGGGGAGGAGGGGACTGCGATTAGTGGTTATATTGTTTGTGTGGCCTCTGAAGCTGGTAAAACTTCAAGCTTCGCCAGTAGTAGTGGTAATGCTAGGATGTTATCGCAATTTAAACCTGAAGATATTGGGCGTGAAGCTGCATTACTTGCAGTTAGATCTCTTAATCCACGTAAAATTGAATCCTTTAAGGGTAAAGTGTTGCTGGAATGGATGCCGGTTACAAGCATAATACTCCCAGTAATTGGGTTCAGCGTTAATGCTGACATGGTTCAGAGGAGGAGTAGCTTATGGGCTGGGAAGATTGGTGAAAAGGTGTGTTCAAGTAATATTAGTATTGTGGATGATGGAACTCTTCCGGGAGGGATGGCTACATCAAGATTTGATGATGAAGGTGTGGCTAGGAGAGTTACTCCAATAATATCCAATGGTGTTTTGAAGAGTTACCTCTATGACTCATATACTGCATTTAAGGAGTCTAGGGAGAGTACTGGTAATGCTGGTAGAGTATCCTATGCCTCCATGCCATCGATATCATTTTCAAATGTGATTTTCAATGAGGGGTCTAAGAGCATTGATGAACTCATTTCAGAAGTGGATAGAGGCCTACTTGTTGGTAGGTTTAGTGGGAATGTGGAGCCTGCATCTGGAATATTCTCTGGAACTGTTAAGCAGAGTGTATACATTGAGAATGGTGAAGTCAAATTTGCAGTTGAGGAGACCATGATATCTGGGAATATATTCCAACTTTTAAGTGGAAATGTGGTTTTGGGGAAGCCTAGGAGGATGCTGGGAGGCGCACATGTCCCTCCAATACTGCTGGAGGATGTGAACATAATATCTAAAACATAA
- the ppdK gene encoding pyruvate, phosphate dikinase, protein MVYTFDEADPNNVKLLGGKGAGLCLMMQQGLPVPPGIIITTEVCRMFYEAGEKLPDGLMDEVRGKMKYIEEKTGKRFGDPENPLLVSVRSGAPVSMPGMMDTVLNLGINDVIVKGLAKQMRDERAAYDAYRRFLQMFGKIVLGIDEKLFNEVFEEVKRKYGAKTDAELGVEGLREVVEKFKGIIKREYGELIEDPWKQLELAIKAVFKSWNSPRAVFYRKANNITPDIADGTAVCIVAMVFGNIGETSGTGVVFSRNPATGENELYGEFLETAQGEDVVAGIRTPRPVSELKKLHPKLYEDLYAGAKLLERVKKEVQDIEFTVERGKIYFLQTRNGKLGPIARVKTVVDMVKEGILTREEALLRVSPNHVIQLLYPRIDASVKASPIASGLPSSPGAVSGMVVFTADEAVEWSKQGKRVILVREETKPDDVHGMYASVGILTSRGGMTSHAAVVARAIGKPCVVGCEDIVVDYDNKLFRVKGKDVIVREGEYITIDGFSGNVYLGIVPTVEPKIPPELEELLSWADEFRRLGVRANADIPEDAEIARRFGAEGIGLLRTERMFRAPDRLEVFRNVILSSDADERKRTLEKLVPLLKKDFIEILKVMNGLPVIIRLFDPPLHEFLPKESELMSEIMDLKLKGKFEEAAEKEKLLKRVSMLTEANPMMGHRGVRVGVVYPEIYMAQAKAIFEAVAELIKGGYDIKVSVMIPQVSDVKELIYVKEHAVDVAHRDVESKYGIKVPYKYGTMIEVVRACLTADEIARVAEFFSFGTNDLTQAVYTFSRDDAEAKFLPRYLELGILEFNPFETIDVKGVGKLMKMCVEEARKVRKDIEIGICGEHGGDPKSIEFCHKIGLDYVSASPYRILVARLAAAHAALKEKGLKLAEY, encoded by the coding sequence ATGGTCTACACATTTGATGAGGCGGATCCAAATAATGTTAAGTTGCTTGGAGGTAAGGGTGCAGGGCTTTGTCTAATGATGCAGCAGGGGTTACCAGTTCCTCCAGGAATAATAATAACCACTGAGGTTTGTAGGATGTTTTATGAGGCTGGGGAGAAGCTTCCAGATGGTTTGATGGATGAAGTTAGAGGGAAGATGAAGTATATTGAGGAGAAGACTGGGAAGAGGTTTGGTGATCCTGAGAATCCATTGCTTGTTTCGGTTAGGTCTGGTGCACCTGTATCCATGCCTGGAATGATGGATACTGTTTTGAATCTTGGGATTAATGATGTTATTGTTAAGGGTTTAGCTAAGCAGATGAGGGATGAGCGTGCTGCATATGATGCCTATAGGAGATTCCTGCAAATGTTTGGGAAGATTGTGCTTGGAATTGATGAGAAGCTTTTCAATGAAGTTTTCGAGGAGGTTAAACGTAAGTATGGTGCTAAGACTGATGCTGAACTTGGTGTTGAAGGACTTAGGGAGGTTGTTGAGAAGTTTAAGGGGATTATTAAACGGGAGTATGGTGAGCTAATTGAAGATCCATGGAAACAATTGGAGCTTGCAATAAAGGCTGTGTTTAAATCTTGGAATTCTCCGAGGGCAGTCTTCTATAGGAAGGCTAACAATATAACCCCAGATATAGCTGATGGAACTGCAGTTTGCATCGTTGCAATGGTTTTTGGTAATATAGGTGAAACTTCAGGTACTGGTGTTGTCTTCTCAAGGAATCCCGCCACTGGTGAAAATGAGTTGTATGGTGAGTTCCTTGAGACTGCCCAGGGTGAGGATGTGGTTGCAGGGATTAGAACTCCTAGACCTGTTAGTGAACTTAAAAAGTTGCATCCAAAACTCTATGAGGACTTGTATGCTGGAGCAAAACTTTTAGAGCGTGTTAAGAAGGAGGTTCAAGATATAGAGTTCACTGTGGAGCGTGGAAAGATATACTTCCTACAGACTAGGAATGGTAAGCTTGGACCAATAGCTAGGGTTAAAACTGTTGTGGATATGGTTAAGGAGGGTATATTGACAAGGGAGGAAGCTCTGCTTAGAGTTTCACCCAATCACGTTATACAATTATTGTATCCAAGGATAGATGCTTCAGTTAAAGCTTCACCAATAGCTTCAGGGCTCCCCTCATCTCCGGGAGCTGTTTCCGGGATGGTGGTTTTCACAGCTGATGAAGCTGTGGAGTGGAGTAAGCAGGGTAAGAGGGTTATATTGGTTAGGGAGGAAACGAAGCCTGATGATGTTCATGGAATGTATGCTTCAGTGGGGATATTGACTAGTAGGGGTGGTATGACTAGCCATGCAGCTGTGGTTGCTAGGGCTATTGGGAAGCCATGTGTGGTTGGATGTGAAGATATAGTTGTGGATTATGATAATAAGCTCTTCAGAGTTAAGGGTAAGGATGTCATTGTTAGGGAGGGTGAATACATAACCATTGATGGATTTTCTGGGAATGTGTATTTAGGCATTGTTCCAACAGTTGAGCCTAAGATTCCACCTGAATTGGAGGAGCTTCTCTCATGGGCTGATGAGTTTAGGAGGCTTGGGGTTAGAGCCAATGCAGATATACCTGAGGATGCTGAGATAGCTAGGAGGTTTGGGGCTGAGGGTATAGGTTTATTGAGAACTGAGAGGATGTTTAGAGCTCCAGATAGACTTGAAGTGTTTAGGAATGTGATATTATCTTCTGATGCTGATGAGAGGAAGAGGACTCTCGAGAAGCTCGTTCCACTATTGAAGAAGGATTTCATTGAAATTCTTAAGGTTATGAATGGGCTTCCAGTAATAATAAGATTATTTGACCCCCCACTACACGAGTTCCTTCCAAAGGAGTCTGAGCTCATGTCTGAGATTATGGATTTAAAGTTGAAGGGGAAGTTTGAGGAGGCTGCTGAGAAGGAGAAGCTTCTTAAGAGGGTTTCAATGTTGACTGAAGCTAACCCAATGATGGGTCATAGGGGGGTTAGGGTTGGAGTCGTTTATCCAGAGATTTATATGGCTCAAGCTAAGGCAATATTTGAAGCTGTTGCAGAGCTAATTAAGGGTGGATATGACATTAAAGTTTCAGTGATGATACCGCAGGTTAGCGATGTTAAGGAGCTCATATATGTTAAGGAGCATGCTGTTGATGTGGCTCATAGGGATGTTGAATCCAAGTATGGAATTAAAGTTCCATATAAGTATGGGACTATGATAGAGGTTGTACGTGCATGTCTAACTGCTGATGAAATTGCCCGTGTAGCGGAATTCTTCAGCTTTGGAACCAACGATCTTACACAAGCAGTATACACATTCAGTAGGGATGATGCTGAAGCAAAGTTTCTGCCAAGGTATCTTGAGCTTGGAATATTGGAGTTCAACCCATTTGAGACAATTGATGTCAAGGGTGTTGGGAAACTCATGAAGATGTGTGTTGAGGAGGCTAGGAAGGTTAGGAAGGATATTGAGATAGGGATTTGCGGTGAGCATGGGGGAGACCCGAAGAGCATAGAATTCTGCCATAAGATCGGCTTGGATTACGTTAGTGCTTCACCATACCGTATACTTGTAGCTAGACTTGCAGCTGCACATGCGGCTTTAAAGGAGAAGGGGCTAAAACTAGCCGAATACTAG